In Brevibacillus brevis NBRC 100599, a single genomic region encodes these proteins:
- a CDS encoding SWIM zinc finger family protein — MLQRELTREQAIQVGEQILIAVEGHIIERGYTYFSDGVVFNTRVEQGQYLTSDVQGSEVYHVRLDMETVQNSTCTCPYSRICKHIAATFFQMYSVFENPRTFLTRSQQPRRATFSPHLLIPTYKYSHTAPAQQDTASISSALTSNSSVKEWWAFFESWTRNLFAAMESYRASSELLSSYQNVLSVAASWPKDRAQLFVIHANLFHLMKLTQYVKTYRQSYWFLDLVQTAERLLDQLEGTLYFADIPALLTHHQDAIVDTLQLTKELKENEATSLYWIFAYQMLWWMLLKNPQWMQEEIHVLDQLINNENSSAAEKEKGLLLRAHFHVMEKEDEAALQIWKKMSRLNLSFYLSYMKSFARNGEWQRFLDWTASLTSLIGQAETQQYRLVIAIWQEAMQRVGRSAECGAKLKQFLPSSYHEYAAYLYEERQFQQWIDLQMSFQVPMADISLVQVKEIEETEPTLLFPFYLREVNRLIAERNRTAYKEAIKLMKKVRTIYNRANQDARWERYVEQLSAKHNRLRAFQEELRRGNFNL, encoded by the coding sequence ATGTTGCAAAGAGAGTTGACTCGGGAACAAGCGATACAGGTAGGCGAGCAAATCCTAATTGCCGTCGAAGGACACATTATTGAACGGGGCTATACGTACTTTTCAGATGGCGTCGTCTTTAATACACGCGTAGAACAAGGCCAGTATTTGACGAGTGATGTTCAAGGTTCTGAGGTGTATCATGTTCGCCTCGATATGGAAACGGTTCAAAACAGTACGTGTACCTGCCCTTATTCGCGTATTTGCAAGCATATTGCTGCCACCTTTTTTCAGATGTACAGTGTGTTCGAGAATCCTCGTACATTTTTGACCCGCTCCCAACAACCAAGGCGAGCTACTTTTTCTCCTCATCTGCTGATTCCTACTTATAAATACAGCCATACCGCTCCTGCTCAGCAGGATACAGCGTCTATTTCCTCGGCGCTTACCTCGAACAGCTCCGTCAAAGAATGGTGGGCATTTTTTGAGAGCTGGACACGCAATCTGTTTGCGGCCATGGAATCGTATCGGGCTTCCTCTGAGTTATTATCGAGCTATCAAAATGTACTGAGTGTTGCTGCCTCGTGGCCGAAGGATCGGGCACAGCTCTTTGTCATTCATGCCAATCTGTTTCATCTCATGAAGCTTACACAATACGTCAAAACGTACCGCCAATCATATTGGTTCCTGGATTTGGTTCAGACCGCCGAGCGGTTATTGGACCAATTAGAAGGGACATTGTACTTCGCGGATATCCCAGCTCTCTTGACTCACCATCAGGATGCTATCGTCGATACACTTCAACTGACGAAGGAATTGAAAGAAAACGAAGCCACCTCTCTCTACTGGATATTCGCCTATCAAATGTTATGGTGGATGCTCTTGAAGAACCCACAGTGGATGCAAGAGGAGATCCATGTGCTGGATCAGCTTATTAACAATGAAAACAGTTCTGCCGCCGAAAAGGAAAAAGGGCTACTGCTCCGTGCCCACTTTCATGTGATGGAAAAGGAGGACGAAGCTGCTCTGCAAATCTGGAAAAAAATGAGCCGCTTGAACCTCTCCTTCTACTTGTCCTATATGAAATCATTCGCTCGCAATGGCGAATGGCAACGATTTCTCGATTGGACTGCTTCTTTAACGTCCTTAATCGGTCAAGCGGAGACACAGCAATACCGTCTCGTTATCGCCATTTGGCAGGAAGCGATGCAGCGAGTGGGACGATCAGCCGAGTGTGGCGCCAAGCTGAAGCAGTTCTTACCGAGTAGTTATCACGAATATGCCGCCTATTTATATGAAGAACGACAGTTTCAGCAATGGATTGATTTACAAATGTCGTTTCAAGTGCCCATGGCCGATATCTCGCTCGTGCAGGTGAAAGAAATTGAGGAAACAGAACCGACTCTGCTCTTCCCTTTCTATTTACGTGAGGTGAACAGACTCATTGCGGAACGTAATCGAACGGCCTATAAAGAAGCGATCAAGCTCATGAAAAAAGTAAGGACGATTTACAACAGAGCCAACCAAGATGCGCGCTGGGAACGATACGTGGAACAATTATCTGCCAAACATAATCGGTTACGTGCTTTTCAAGAAGAGCTAAGGAGAGGAAATTTCAACTTATGA